Proteins from one methanogenic archaeon mixed culture ISO4-G1 genomic window:
- a CDS encoding methyl-viologen reducing hydrogenase alpha subunit MvhA, producing the protein MAGPIIWDDKQKVTGNRVTVDPITRLEGHGKIEIFLDDKGDVTNAYWQVPEVRGFERFCIGRKVTELNQITARLCGVCPGAHHLASTKAIDGCFNTKPTETAYLLRDTFYNAHFVHSHIAHFYALAAPDFVCGPAAPAAERNVLGVVARVGLELGSAVIKTRAEAQKIQAIIGGKPTHPVMGVPGGVTTAITKEQQQEIIGYAKDMVEFAKTSMKVFNDVVLANNEYMNIVLNPDLYYNETYHMGLVNDKGQFEIHDGKVKVVNQKGEDHDLYDPYDYLDHIGEAVEPWSYEKFPYLRKPGYKGLVPGPDSGMYRASPLSRLNVAKEMPTPIAQEEFERYKGILRDNGVEGACQHTLVTHWARIIELICCAEKCLQDAEDPDLTNSDIKQKDIHPGGRGVGCVEAPRGTLTHDYTCDEDGIVTACNLVVGTTNNNGPICMDVAKVAKGLIHNFEVSPGLLNMVEMAFRAYDPCNSCATHSLPGQMPLTAVIKNADGSVYDTITRN; encoded by the coding sequence ATGGCAGGACCCATCATTTGGGATGACAAGCAGAAGGTCACAGGAAACAGAGTGACCGTTGACCCCATCACGCGTCTCGAGGGACACGGAAAGATCGAGATCTTCCTTGACGACAAGGGAGATGTAACGAACGCTTACTGGCAGGTCCCCGAGGTGAGGGGATTCGAGAGATTCTGTATCGGAAGGAAAGTTACAGAGCTCAACCAGATCACGGCAAGGCTGTGCGGTGTGTGCCCCGGCGCTCACCACCTGGCCTCGACAAAGGCAATCGACGGATGTTTCAACACGAAGCCCACCGAGACCGCGTACCTCCTGAGGGACACGTTCTACAACGCACACTTCGTGCACAGCCACATCGCGCACTTCTACGCACTGGCTGCACCCGACTTCGTCTGCGGACCCGCAGCACCCGCTGCGGAGAGGAACGTCCTCGGAGTCGTTGCCCGTGTCGGACTCGAGCTCGGAAGCGCGGTCATCAAGACCCGTGCCGAGGCCCAGAAGATCCAGGCGATCATCGGAGGAAAGCCCACCCACCCCGTCATGGGAGTACCGGGAGGAGTCACCACCGCGATCACCAAGGAGCAGCAGCAGGAGATCATCGGATATGCAAAGGACATGGTCGAGTTCGCAAAGACCTCCATGAAGGTCTTCAACGACGTCGTCCTCGCCAACAACGAGTACATGAACATCGTCCTCAACCCCGACCTCTACTACAACGAGACATACCACATGGGACTTGTCAACGACAAGGGACAGTTCGAGATCCACGACGGAAAGGTCAAGGTCGTCAACCAGAAGGGAGAGGACCACGACCTGTACGACCCCTACGACTACCTCGACCACATCGGAGAGGCAGTCGAGCCCTGGTCCTACGAGAAGTTTCCCTACCTGAGGAAGCCCGGATACAAGGGACTCGTTCCCGGACCCGACAGCGGTATGTACAGAGCATCACCCCTCTCGAGGCTCAACGTCGCGAAGGAGATGCCCACACCGATCGCCCAGGAGGAGTTCGAGAGATACAAGGGAATCCTCAGGGACAACGGAGTCGAGGGAGCATGCCAGCACACACTGGTCACCCACTGGGCAAGGATCATCGAGTTGATCTGCTGCGCAGAGAAGTGTCTCCAGGATGCTGAGGACCCCGATCTCACCAACAGCGACATCAAGCAGAAGGACATCCACCCCGGCGGACGCGGAGTCGGATGTGTCGAGGCTCCCAGGGGAACCCTGACACACGACTACACCTGCGACGAGGACGGAATCGTCACCGCCTGTAACCTTGTCGTCGGAACGACCAACAACAACGGACCCATCTGTATGGACGTTGCCAAGGTCGCAAAGGGACTCATCCACAACTTCGAGGTCTCCCCCGGTCTGCTGAACATGGTCGAGATGGCGTTCAGGGCATACGACCCCTGCAACTCCTGTGCGACCCACAGCTTGCCCGGACAGATGCCTCTGACAGCGGTCATCAAGAACGCTGACGGATCCGTCTACGACACGATCACCAGGAACTGA
- a CDS encoding methyl-viologen reducing hydrogenase gamma subunit MvhG, with amino-acid sequence MGFLDKLFKKDKKKDEPKKEAAPEKRKDLKDVNHECPDGYVEKIGLEAADLGELLPGAPPGGKFKLAIYWAAACGGCDVSLLDTNERILTIGDMADIVMWPIAADGKEKDIEAMADGEILVSIISGAVRNSENEHMVKLLRQKSKVVVSYGTCACFGGSPALANLVPGEAAEILDYVYTKTPSSANFQADYHKDAPVVPQTSYQAPEGELTLPVVYDTVKTLDQVIDVDYYIPGCPPLQESISHLLKAVADFAYKGVPLPPKGTEVGITSKTLCEECPRKKENLRIEHIYEPYEVDIKPDVCLMDQGILCLGPATVGGCGARCTRVGQPCRGCYGPTSDVQEHGASVFTAIASMFPIREDDGVIGEDEIVKIMSEIKDPLGYFYAFTVGKSLIKKAVVEGGQ; translated from the coding sequence ATGGGATTCCTTGACAAGTTATTCAAGAAGGACAAGAAGAAAGATGAGCCTAAGAAGGAGGCCGCGCCCGAGAAGCGCAAGGACCTTAAGGACGTCAACCACGAGTGCCCTGACGGATACGTCGAGAAGATCGGACTCGAGGCAGCCGACCTCGGAGAGCTGCTCCCCGGAGCGCCCCCAGGAGGAAAGTTCAAGCTGGCCATCTACTGGGCAGCAGCCTGCGGTGGATGCGACGTTTCACTCCTTGACACCAACGAGAGGATCCTGACCATCGGAGACATGGCGGACATCGTCATGTGGCCTATCGCCGCCGACGGAAAGGAGAAGGACATCGAGGCAATGGCCGACGGAGAGATCCTCGTATCGATCATCTCCGGAGCCGTCAGGAACTCCGAGAACGAACACATGGTCAAGCTGCTCAGGCAGAAGTCCAAGGTCGTTGTTTCATACGGAACCTGCGCATGCTTCGGAGGAAGCCCCGCTCTGGCGAACCTCGTTCCCGGAGAGGCAGCGGAGATCCTGGACTACGTCTACACCAAGACCCCCTCCTCCGCCAACTTCCAGGCAGACTACCACAAGGACGCACCCGTCGTTCCCCAGACCTCATACCAGGCACCTGAGGGAGAGCTCACACTGCCCGTCGTCTACGACACGGTCAAGACTCTCGACCAGGTCATCGATGTGGACTACTACATCCCCGGATGCCCTCCGCTCCAGGAGTCCATCAGCCATCTGCTGAAGGCTGTTGCTGACTTCGCATACAAAGGAGTGCCTCTCCCGCCCAAGGGAACCGAGGTCGGAATCACATCCAAGACCCTGTGCGAGGAGTGCCCCAGGAAGAAGGAGAACCTCAGAATCGAGCACATCTACGAGCCGTACGAGGTCGACATCAAGCCCGACGTATGTCTGATGGACCAGGGAATCCTGTGCCTCGGACCCGCAACCGTCGGCGGATGCGGTGCAAGGTGCACCAGGGTAGGACAGCCCTGCCGTGGATGCTACGGACCCACATCTGATGTCCAGGAGCACGGAGCAAGCGTGTTCACTGCTATCGCTTCCATGTTCCCCATCCGCGAGGATGACGGAGTGATCGGAGAGGATGAGATCGTGAAGATCATGTCGGAGATCAAGGATCCCCTCGGATACTTCTACGCATTCACCGTCGGAAAGTCATTGATTAAGAAAGCAGTTGTAGAAGGAGGTCAGTAA
- a CDS encoding methyl-viologen reducing hydrogenase delta subunit MvhD — protein MADFEPRIVTFCCNWCSYAGADGAGVARLQMPTNFRIIRTMCSARVDPEFILRAFSKGADGVMVLGCHPADCHYIGGNYRARRRIALLRMVLEQYGFDPKRLKLEWVSASEGEKFQTTVCGFVDTIKALGPTPLKKEAN, from the coding sequence ATGGCAGACTTTGAGCCTAGGATCGTAACATTCTGCTGCAACTGGTGTTCATACGCCGGTGCAGACGGAGCTGGAGTCGCAAGGCTTCAGATGCCCACAAACTTCCGTATCATCAGGACAATGTGCTCCGCACGTGTCGACCCCGAGTTCATCCTCAGGGCCTTCTCCAAGGGAGCAGACGGAGTCATGGTGCTCGGATGCCACCCCGCAGATTGCCACTACATTGGCGGTAACTACAGGGCCAGGAGAAGAATCGCACTGCTGAGGATGGTCCTCGAGCAGTACGGATTCGACCCCAAGAGACTCAAACTCGAGTGGGTTTCCGCATCCGAGGGAGAGAAGTTCCAGACAACAGTCTGCGGATTCGTCGACACCATCAAGGCGCTCGGACCCACACCCCTCAAGAAGGAGGCGAACTGA
- a CDS encoding heterodisulfide reductase subunit A-related polyferredoxin — translation MLSRNYSFKGGNGLSKSALVIGGGIAGIQASLDLADRDIHVYLVEKDPTIGGIMCRLDKTFPTNDCSACILSPKMADCNGHPNIDVLTYHEVQKVEGEAGNFKVTVLKKARYVNPKECTGCGDCLAKCPVKNIPDKYEFGLTTRRAIYIPHAQAVPRVAVIDSSVCMKLTKDKCGNCAKTCQKGAIHYDDKDELITLDVGSIIAATGFKVWDAHVATEYGYGRFQNVVTAIEYERIMCASGPHRGHIVVPSSGEPPKKIAFIQCCGSRSQKKGWKKYCSSVCCMYATKQAMITKEHGDVQEDIFFMDIRSYGKEFEAYIERGQKEYGINMHRGARVANIEEDPETKKLLISYTDDNNDGVTEEFDMAVLSIGLTPPDGAEEFAQTLGIELNEYGFCKTTVFHPLETTRPGVFVTGAFAAPKDIPTSVAEACGSSAKAGAWIVGKDFTPCAPKQYPAEKDVIGKEPRVGVWVCHCGINIGSVVDVPAVAEYAKTLPGVVVSNQSQYACAQDCLDAISNAISEYDLNRVVVASCTPRTHEPLFREACRNGGLNKYLFNMANIRDQCSWIHMHAHEEATAKAKDLLRMAIAKACLLEPLEGSEIPVTQAAAVIGGGITGMNAALDIAAQGFPVHLVEREKELGGFARNFAFKEDGVAVADYLKETIKKVENCKLITVHKGVTVKDIPGFKGNFELQLSDGTKAPIGAVLFAVGAAQYQPTEYNYGSDAKVVTQIELEKKLEEGDFKGKDVAFISCIGSRNDKVHYCSRVCCASMLRNAIKIKMKDPTANVTVIHKDIRTYGYREELYLKACQMGVRFLRYPVENELPEYDGNVVKAFDATLGMELEVPVDTLVLATGIAPLREEKEELAKMVKVPISKDGFYFEAHQKLRPVDFATEGVYVAGAAHWPKFMDECIAQASGAASRMLTVISKSKYVSEGIVATSNPDRCDGCGVCVGCCDFNAITLIQQPNGAYKSNVNAGLCKGCGCCVASCPAGAMEQRGFRNKQICAEIDACLDYPVGGQ, via the coding sequence ATGCTATCTCGAAATTATTCCTTTAAAGGAGGCAATGGTTTGAGTAAATCGGCATTGGTTATCGGAGGAGGAATTGCGGGTATTCAGGCGTCGCTTGATCTTGCAGACAGGGACATTCATGTCTACCTTGTGGAGAAAGACCCCACAATCGGTGGAATCATGTGCCGTCTCGACAAGACATTCCCTACGAATGATTGTTCCGCATGTATCCTCTCGCCTAAGATGGCGGACTGTAACGGACACCCGAACATTGACGTTCTGACCTATCACGAGGTCCAGAAAGTCGAGGGTGAGGCAGGAAACTTCAAGGTCACAGTGCTCAAGAAGGCCAGGTACGTAAACCCCAAGGAGTGTACCGGCTGTGGAGACTGTCTTGCAAAGTGTCCTGTCAAGAACATCCCGGACAAATACGAGTTCGGGCTCACAACCAGGAGGGCAATCTACATCCCCCACGCACAGGCTGTGCCCAGAGTGGCTGTCATCGATTCCTCGGTTTGTATGAAACTCACCAAGGACAAGTGCGGAAACTGCGCCAAGACCTGTCAGAAGGGAGCAATCCACTACGATGACAAGGACGAACTCATCACACTCGACGTCGGCTCCATCATCGCTGCAACCGGATTCAAGGTCTGGGACGCACACGTCGCAACAGAGTACGGATACGGAAGGTTCCAGAACGTTGTAACAGCAATCGAGTATGAGAGGATCATGTGCGCATCCGGTCCCCACAGAGGACACATTGTCGTCCCCTCGTCCGGAGAACCCCCCAAGAAGATCGCATTCATCCAGTGCTGCGGATCCAGGTCCCAGAAGAAGGGATGGAAGAAGTACTGTTCTTCCGTCTGCTGTATGTACGCGACGAAGCAGGCCATGATCACCAAGGAGCACGGAGACGTCCAGGAGGACATCTTCTTCATGGATATCAGGTCCTACGGAAAAGAGTTCGAGGCATACATCGAGAGGGGTCAGAAAGAGTACGGCATCAACATGCACCGTGGTGCACGTGTCGCCAACATCGAGGAGGACCCCGAGACAAAGAAACTGCTCATCAGCTACACCGACGACAACAACGACGGAGTCACCGAGGAATTCGACATGGCCGTCCTGTCAATCGGTCTCACACCCCCAGATGGAGCAGAGGAGTTCGCCCAGACACTGGGAATCGAGCTCAACGAGTACGGATTCTGTAAGACCACCGTCTTCCACCCGCTCGAGACAACAAGGCCCGGAGTCTTCGTCACCGGAGCCTTCGCAGCACCCAAGGACATCCCCACATCCGTCGCCGAGGCATGCGGATCCTCCGCAAAGGCCGGAGCATGGATCGTCGGAAAGGACTTCACGCCCTGCGCCCCCAAGCAGTACCCTGCAGAGAAGGACGTCATCGGCAAGGAGCCCAGGGTCGGAGTATGGGTCTGCCACTGCGGTATCAACATCGGATCTGTGGTCGACGTACCTGCAGTCGCAGAGTACGCGAAGACACTCCCCGGAGTCGTCGTCTCCAACCAGTCTCAGTACGCATGTGCACAGGACTGCCTTGACGCTATCTCCAACGCGATCAGTGAGTACGACCTCAACAGGGTCGTCGTCGCATCCTGTACACCCAGGACACACGAGCCCCTCTTCAGGGAGGCATGCAGGAACGGAGGACTCAACAAGTACCTGTTCAACATGGCCAACATCCGTGACCAGTGCTCGTGGATCCACATGCACGCTCACGAGGAAGCAACTGCCAAGGCAAAGGACCTTCTCAGGATGGCAATCGCCAAGGCATGTCTGCTCGAGCCTCTCGAGGGATCAGAGATCCCCGTCACCCAGGCAGCCGCAGTCATCGGAGGAGGAATCACCGGTATGAACGCTGCACTCGACATCGCCGCACAGGGCTTCCCCGTGCACCTCGTCGAGAGGGAGAAGGAGCTCGGAGGATTCGCACGCAACTTCGCCTTCAAGGAGGACGGAGTCGCAGTCGCCGACTACCTCAAAGAGACGATCAAGAAGGTTGAGAACTGCAAGCTCATCACCGTCCACAAGGGAGTCACAGTCAAGGACATCCCCGGATTCAAGGGTAACTTCGAGCTTCAGCTCAGCGACGGCACAAAGGCACCCATCGGAGCGGTCCTCTTCGCCGTCGGAGCAGCACAGTACCAGCCCACTGAGTACAACTACGGAAGCGATGCAAAGGTCGTCACTCAGATCGAACTCGAGAAGAAACTCGAGGAAGGCGACTTCAAGGGCAAGGACGTTGCCTTCATCAGCTGTATCGGTTCCAGGAACGACAAGGTCCACTACTGTTCACGTGTCTGCTGCGCATCTATGCTCAGGAACGCGATCAAGATCAAGATGAAGGACCCCACCGCGAATGTCACGGTCATCCACAAGGATATCAGGACATACGGATACCGCGAGGAGCTCTACCTCAAGGCATGCCAGATGGGCGTCAGGTTCTTAAGGTACCCTGTCGAGAACGAACTCCCCGAGTACGACGGAAACGTCGTCAAGGCATTCGATGCGACCCTCGGAATGGAGCTCGAGGTCCCCGTTGACACACTCGTGCTTGCAACCGGAATCGCACCCCTCAGGGAGGAGAAGGAGGAGCTCGCCAAGATGGTCAAGGTCCCCATCTCCAAGGACGGATTCTACTTCGAGGCACACCAGAAGCTCAGGCCCGTCGACTTCGCAACAGAGGGAGTCTACGTCGCAGGAGCCGCACACTGGCCCAAGTTCATGGACGAGTGTATCGCACAGGCTTCCGGAGCAGCTTCCAGGATGCTCACCGTCATCTCGAAGTCCAAGTACGTATCAGAGGGTATCGTCGCCACCTCCAACCCCGACCGCTGTGACGGTTGCGGTGTCTGTGTAGGATGCTGTGACTTCAACGCAATCACCCTGATCCAGCAGCCCAACGGAGCATACAAGAGCAACGTCAACGCCGGTCTCTGTAAGGGATGCGGATGCTGTGTCGCGTCATGCCCCGCAGGAGCGATGGAGCAGAGAGGATTCAGGAACAAGCAGATCTGCGCCGAGATCGACGCATGTCTGGATTACCCCGTAGGAGGTCAGTGA
- a CDS encoding proteasome alpha subunit PsmA, which produces MAYDRGITVFSPDGRLFQVEYAREAVKKGSTTIGLKYKGGVALIVDKRALSKLLEPKSTEKIHDIDEYIGCATSGLVADARVLVDEARHDAQVHRVNYGENISVEMLVKKVCDYKQQFTQYGGARPFGTALLVAGTDDLGVHLFETDPSGALVAYKATGIGNGRAAVMDVFEKEYKDDMPFAAAMKLGLKALEAAIEEKPEAGTVEIGVAEVGKKFRRLDEDEIKALLKEKKTKEKA; this is translated from the coding sequence ATGGCTTATGACAGGGGGATAACTGTCTTCTCCCCTGACGGAAGACTTTTTCAAGTAGAATATGCCCGTGAGGCGGTCAAGAAAGGATCGACCACCATCGGACTGAAGTACAAGGGCGGAGTGGCCCTCATCGTCGACAAAAGGGCGTTGAGCAAGCTCCTCGAGCCCAAATCCACCGAGAAGATTCACGACATCGACGAGTACATCGGATGCGCAACATCCGGACTCGTGGCTGACGCGAGGGTCCTCGTGGACGAGGCCAGGCACGACGCTCAGGTCCACAGGGTCAACTACGGCGAGAACATCTCTGTCGAGATGCTCGTCAAGAAGGTCTGCGACTACAAGCAGCAGTTCACGCAGTACGGCGGAGCACGTCCCTTCGGAACGGCCCTGCTGGTAGCTGGAACCGATGATCTGGGAGTGCATCTCTTCGAGACCGATCCCTCGGGAGCCCTCGTGGCTTACAAGGCGACCGGTATCGGGAACGGACGCGCAGCAGTCATGGATGTGTTCGAGAAGGAATACAAGGATGACATGCCCTTCGCGGCCGCGATGAAGCTGGGACTGAAGGCACTGGAGGCGGCCATCGAGGAGAAGCCCGAGGCCGGCACAGTGGAGATCGGAGTCGCCGAGGTCGGAAAGAAGTTCAGAAGACTCGACGAGGACGAGATCAAGGCCCTGCTCAAGGAAAAGAAGACAAAAGAGAAGGCGTGA
- a CDS encoding rRNA metabolism protein SBDS family produces the protein MVSLDDAITAKLESHGETFEILLDPKVFDLIKQGKTFDIVDYMAVEEVFKNASKGTKPAEDKVKEAFGTDDIAEIAKKIVEKGEIQITAEQRKEMLEAKKQQVITYIATNAINPQTHTPHPPTRIQLALEEAKFHVDPFKPLDKEIEEAMKLLRPLLPIRFEKSRIAIKLNGADYGRCFDDLIGFGIVEKEEWTADGSWIGVMEIPAGLINDLTDKLKHKTKGTASVKLIN, from the coding sequence ATGGTGAGCCTTGACGATGCAATCACAGCGAAGCTGGAGAGTCACGGGGAGACCTTCGAGATCCTCCTTGACCCCAAGGTCTTCGACCTGATCAAGCAGGGAAAGACGTTCGACATCGTGGATTACATGGCGGTGGAGGAGGTCTTCAAGAACGCCAGCAAGGGCACCAAACCCGCCGAGGACAAGGTCAAGGAGGCCTTCGGGACCGACGACATCGCGGAGATCGCGAAGAAGATAGTTGAGAAGGGTGAGATCCAGATCACGGCCGAACAGCGCAAGGAGATGCTGGAGGCCAAGAAACAGCAGGTCATCACCTACATCGCCACGAATGCGATCAACCCGCAGACCCATACACCCCACCCGCCGACCAGGATCCAGCTGGCATTGGAGGAGGCGAAGTTCCATGTGGACCCCTTCAAGCCACTGGACAAGGAGATCGAGGAGGCCATGAAACTGCTCAGGCCCCTGCTCCCCATAAGGTTCGAGAAATCCCGCATCGCGATTAAACTCAACGGTGCGGACTACGGACGCTGCTTCGACGACCTTATCGGCTTCGGCATAGTGGAGAAGGAGGAATGGACCGCCGACGGTTCCTGGATCGGTGTCATGGAGATACCGGCCGGCCTCATAAACGACCTGACGGACAAGCTCAAGCACAAGACCAAGGGCACAGCGTCCGTCAAATTGATAAACTGA
- a CDS encoding exosome complex RNA-binding protein Rrp4: protein MEKRNARQTRELVVPGDILDGTGMRPGENAYVLDGKVRASVMGVRNVFQNTVGVIPLRGGYMPTSGDTVFGVIVDIGPSNWLVDIGAPYPAPLHVSEVPWKVEFGDTSRFLTIGNVVLLKVLSVDESKKISVTMKDSGLRRIEGGRLVKVSHTKVSRVIGKSGSMISMLKNMTDCRITVGQNGWIWVDGDDENADVAVEAIKMIEDQAQSSNLTDRIKEFIEKRIPQDEEEEYDDEGDE from the coding sequence ATGGAAAAAAGAAACGCCAGACAGACACGCGAGCTCGTAGTGCCCGGCGACATCCTCGACGGAACGGGGATGAGGCCCGGAGAGAACGCTTACGTGCTGGACGGTAAAGTTCGTGCCAGTGTTATGGGAGTAAGGAATGTCTTCCAGAACACTGTGGGAGTCATCCCCCTGAGGGGTGGCTACATGCCGACATCCGGGGACACGGTCTTCGGAGTGATCGTAGACATCGGTCCATCCAACTGGTTGGTGGACATCGGCGCGCCCTACCCGGCGCCGCTGCACGTGAGCGAGGTCCCCTGGAAGGTAGAGTTCGGGGACACATCCAGATTCCTGACCATCGGCAACGTGGTGCTGCTGAAGGTACTTTCGGTCGACGAGAGCAAGAAGATCTCCGTCACCATGAAGGACTCCGGTCTCAGGAGGATCGAGGGCGGAAGGCTCGTCAAGGTCTCCCACACCAAGGTCTCCAGGGTCATCGGTAAGAGCGGATCCATGATCTCCATGCTGAAGAACATGACCGACTGCCGCATCACCGTCGGACAGAACGGATGGATCTGGGTGGACGGCGACGACGAGAACGCCGACGTCGCGGTCGAGGCGATCAAGATGATCGAGGACCAGGCTCAGAGCAGCAACCTGACAGACAGGATCAAAGAATTTATCGAAAAGAGGATCCCTCAGGACGAAGAAGAAGAGTACGATGATGAGGGGGATGAGTGA
- a CDS encoding exosome complex exonuclease Rrp4 — translation MSGHTDMVLVDENGLRIDGRTAEQHRPFKVEAGVLNNADGSAYVEIGKNKVLAAVYGPRECHPRHLQDPTKAIVQCKYNMQSFSVSDRKRPGPDRRSIEISKIISEALEKVVLTELYPRASIDVYIEILQANAGTRCAGLTAASVALADAGIPMRDIVPALACGKADGHVLLDLNKEEDNYGQADVPIAIIPSTDEIVLLQMDGNMTREEFDYGIKMAIAGCHELNELQKDALKRRYSKNTQEASE, via the coding sequence ATGAGCGGACACACTGATATGGTATTGGTTGATGAGAACGGCCTGAGGATCGACGGAAGGACCGCCGAACAGCACAGGCCCTTCAAGGTTGAGGCAGGAGTCCTCAACAACGCGGACGGATCCGCATACGTAGAGATCGGAAAGAACAAGGTCCTGGCAGCAGTCTACGGACCCAGGGAGTGCCACCCCAGGCACCTGCAGGACCCCACCAAGGCGATCGTGCAGTGCAAGTACAACATGCAGTCGTTCTCGGTCAGCGACAGGAAGAGGCCCGGACCGGACAGAAGGTCCATCGAGATCTCCAAGATCATCTCCGAGGCATTGGAGAAGGTCGTCCTCACCGAGCTGTACCCCCGCGCATCCATCGATGTGTACATCGAGATCCTCCAGGCCAACGCCGGGACCAGGTGCGCAGGACTCACCGCCGCATCCGTCGCACTCGCCGACGCAGGGATCCCCATGAGGGACATCGTCCCCGCACTGGCATGCGGAAAGGCGGACGGACACGTCCTCCTCGACCTCAACAAGGAGGAGGACAACTACGGACAGGCCGACGTCCCGATAGCGATCATCCCCTCCACGGACGAGATCGTCCTCCTCCAGATGGACGGAAACATGACCCGTGAGGAGTTCGACTACGGAATCAAGATGGCCATCGCGGGCTGCCACGAGCTCAACGAGCTCCAGAAGGACGCCCTCAAGAGACGCTACTCCAAGAACACACAGGAGGCTTCAGAATGA
- a CDS encoding exosome complex RNA-binding protein Rrp42 — MTEIMSEIKRDHMLKLIAEGKRLDGRGLSDVRDIQILTDVIESADGSARIKLGKTEVIAGVKIIPGTPFPDTPNIGVLTTGAELIPMAHPSFESGPPGEDAIELARVVDRGIRESGMVDVEALCITPGEEVWMCFVDIYALDYDGNLFDAANLAAVCALKTAVIPGEQYGKGENKPLPITCTPISITEAKVGNDLIVDPNFDEEQISTARLTVTTDDNGNFRAMQKGGRGSITLDELSLCLDRAVEKGAEIRKIIG, encoded by the coding sequence ATGACCGAGATAATGTCCGAGATCAAGCGCGACCACATGCTCAAGCTCATCGCTGAGGGCAAGAGGCTCGACGGACGCGGACTCTCCGACGTCCGTGACATCCAGATCCTCACCGACGTCATCGAGAGCGCGGATGGATCCGCGAGGATCAAGCTCGGAAAGACAGAGGTCATCGCGGGAGTCAAGATCATCCCCGGAACCCCGTTCCCCGACACCCCCAACATCGGAGTGCTCACCACCGGAGCGGAGCTCATCCCCATGGCGCACCCCTCCTTCGAGTCCGGTCCGCCCGGAGAGGACGCGATCGAGCTGGCACGTGTGGTCGACCGCGGTATCCGCGAGTCGGGAATGGTCGACGTCGAGGCACTGTGCATCACCCCCGGAGAGGAGGTATGGATGTGCTTCGTGGACATCTATGCGCTGGACTACGACGGCAACCTCTTCGATGCGGCGAACCTCGCAGCGGTCTGCGCACTGAAGACAGCGGTCATCCCCGGAGAGCAGTACGGAAAGGGAGAGAACAAGCCCCTGCCGATCACCTGCACCCCCATTTCGATAACCGAGGCCAAGGTAGGTAATGATTTAATAGTAGACCCTAATTTCGACGAAGAACAGATCTCTACCGCGCGTCTTACCGTCACGACGGACGACAACGGTAACTTCAGGGCCATGCAGAAGGGAGGCCGCGGTTCCATCACGCTCGATGAACTCAGCCTCTGTCTCGACAGGGCCGTAGAGAAGGGCGCCGAGATCAGGAAAATCATCGGGTGA
- a CDS encoding ribosomal protein L37Ae Rpl37ae: MSKRTEKAGSSGRFGARYGVIVRNRIKTIEAQQKGKHECPVCHHMSVKRVSSGIWYCKHCDTKFAASAYSPNAKKELSQVSEQ; the protein is encoded by the coding sequence ATGTCAAAGAGAACAGAGAAAGCAGGAAGTTCCGGAAGGTTCGGAGCAAGGTACGGAGTCATCGTACGTAACAGGATCAAGACCATCGAGGCCCAGCAGAAGGGAAAACACGAGTGCCCCGTCTGCCACCACATGTCGGTCAAGAGGGTCAGCTCCGGTATCTGGTACTGCAAGCACTGCGACACCAAGTTCGCGGCATCCGCTTACAGCCCCAACGCCAAGAAGGAACTGTCTCAGGTATCAGAGCAGTGA
- a CDS encoding DNA-directed RNA polymerase subunit P RpoP, producing the protein MSTEEYRCAKCGEPHSINSLGLQCEKCGYKIFLKDRPVDKKVYKSD; encoded by the coding sequence ATGAGCACGGAAGAATACAGATGTGCCAAGTGCGGCGAACCTCACAGCATCAACTCCCTCGGACTCCAATGCGAGAAGTGCGGATACAAGATCTTCCTCAAGGACAGACCTGTCGACAAGAAGGTCTACAAGTCCGATTGA